The following coding sequences lie in one Acidobacteriota bacterium genomic window:
- the mreD gene encoding rod shape-determining protein MreD, with product MRETAVKDILRAVLATALAVFVYSVAGAGAPALLVVFNAFSVVVLYFAVRRGEIFGAVLGTMAGLVQDAFSLGVFGVAGLTKTLLGFWAGFISRRIDVASFGRNILFTFALSFLEMALWVLLTAVVRLRSVNLEGGLVALQPVITAVLVSGLLALDRRQARTRSSRGA from the coding sequence ATGAGGGAGACCGCGGTCAAGGACATCCTGAGGGCCGTCCTGGCCACGGCCCTGGCCGTGTTCGTCTACTCCGTGGCCGGCGCCGGGGCGCCGGCCCTGCTCGTCGTCTTCAACGCCTTCTCCGTCGTCGTCCTGTACTTCGCCGTCCGCCGCGGCGAGATCTTCGGCGCCGTGCTGGGGACGATGGCCGGCCTGGTCCAGGACGCCTTCTCCCTCGGCGTCTTCGGCGTCGCCGGCCTGACCAAGACCCTGCTCGGCTTCTGGGCCGGATTCATCTCCCGGAGGATCGACGTCGCCTCGTTCGGCCGCAACATCCTGTTCACCTTCGCCCTGTCCTTTCTCGAGATGGCCCTGTGGGTGCTCCTCACGGCCGTCGTCCGGCTGAGATCGGTGAACCTCGAGGGCGGGCTCGTCGCCCTGCAGCCCGTCATCACCGCGGTCCTCGTGAGCGGCCTGCTTGCCCTCGATCGCCGGCAGGCGCGGACCCGGAGCTCCCGAGGCGCCTGA
- a CDS encoding rod shape-determining protein — MSVISWLKDRLFCDLAIDLGTANTLVFLKGKGIIVQEPSIVVVNKGTGKVEAVGSRAKEMLGKTPTSVVAIKPMRDGVIADFEIAEKMLDYFIKKAMNNRGFLLRPRIVIGIPTGITQVERRAVKDVAMRAKASEVYLIEQPMSAAIGADLPISEPTGNMIVDIGGGTTDIAVISLDGIVFNHSIRIAGNEMDDAIIHYLKKKYNLLIGERTAEIVKMQIGSAYPLDEPMTMEIKGRDLREGIPRTIVVDDQEIREAIEETVAAIVNAIRIALERTPPELSADIIDRGIILTGGGALLKNLDKRIREETQLPVFITDDPLTTVVLGAGKMLDDLELLKKISLI; from the coding sequence ATGAGCGTTATCAGCTGGTTGAAAGACAGGCTCTTTTGCGACCTGGCCATCGACCTGGGCACGGCCAACACCCTGGTCTTCCTCAAGGGCAAGGGCATCATCGTCCAGGAGCCCTCGATCGTCGTAGTCAACAAGGGCACGGGCAAGGTCGAGGCCGTGGGGTCGCGGGCCAAGGAGATGCTCGGCAAGACCCCGACGAGCGTCGTGGCCATCAAGCCCATGCGCGACGGCGTCATCGCCGACTTCGAGATCGCCGAGAAGATGCTCGACTACTTCATCAAGAAGGCCATGAACAACCGCGGCTTCCTTCTCCGTCCGCGGATCGTCATCGGCATCCCGACCGGCATCACCCAGGTCGAGCGGCGGGCCGTCAAGGACGTGGCCATGCGGGCCAAGGCCTCGGAGGTTTATCTCATCGAGCAGCCCATGTCGGCCGCCATCGGCGCCGACCTGCCGATCTCCGAGCCGACCGGCAACATGATCGTCGACATCGGCGGCGGCACGACCGACATCGCCGTCATCTCCCTCGACGGCATCGTCTTCAACCACAGCATCCGCATCGCCGGCAACGAGATGGACGACGCCATCATCCATTACCTCAAGAAGAAGTACAACCTCCTCATCGGCGAGCGGACGGCCGAGATCGTCAAGATGCAGATCGGGTCGGCCTACCCGCTCGACGAGCCGATGACGATGGAGATCAAGGGCCGCGACCTCCGCGAGGGCATCCCCCGGACCATCGTCGTCGACGACCAGGAGATCCGCGAGGCGATCGAGGAGACCGTGGCCGCGATCGTCAACGCCATCCGCATCGCCCTGGAGCGGACGCCGCCGGAGCTGTCGGCCGACATCATCGACCGGGGCATCATCCTGACCGGCGGCGGCGCCCTGCTCAAGAACCTGGACAAGCGGATCCGCGAGGAGACGCAGCTGCCCGTCTTCATCACCGACGACCCGCTGACGACCGTCGTCCTGGGCGCGGGCAAGATGCTCGACGATCTCGAGCTCCTGAAAAAGATCTCGCTGATCTGA
- the mreC gene encoding rod shape-determining protein MreC: MKRRGALVLLGLTAFHVLLVSIQVPRGAEKSYFERGVFFLFAPVQQAATGAVRGLGSLWRNYFDLRRVRAENKALKLKNFFLSQDLRFLEDRLKLAGSEAQVRESLADFEGSIVTARVIGVDSVNPHQSIVINKGSLDGVGRDMAVCDRTGALVGRTIPPIGFREAMVQLITDKDSSVSVKSVVTGLTGSVTGRAAALCDLRYVLASVGGADAKGEEVRTTGFDKIYPAGLPVGVIQSVDPDVASPIFRRIVVAPYFRFDTIDIVAVLTRRPGGGG, from the coding sequence GTGAAACGTCGAGGCGCGCTGGTCCTGCTGGGATTGACGGCCTTCCATGTCCTGCTCGTCTCCATCCAGGTGCCTCGGGGGGCCGAGAAATCGTACTTCGAGAGGGGCGTCTTCTTCCTGTTCGCCCCCGTCCAGCAGGCCGCGACCGGCGCGGTCCGCGGCCTCGGCTCGCTCTGGCGGAATTACTTCGACCTGCGCCGGGTCCGGGCCGAGAACAAGGCCCTCAAGCTGAAGAACTTCTTCCTGTCCCAGGACCTCCGCTTCCTCGAGGACCGCCTGAAGCTGGCCGGGTCCGAGGCCCAGGTCCGGGAGAGCCTGGCGGATTTCGAGGGCTCGATCGTCACGGCCCGGGTCATCGGGGTCGACAGCGTCAACCCCCACCAGTCCATCGTCATCAACAAGGGCAGCCTCGACGGCGTCGGCCGCGACATGGCCGTCTGCGACCGGACCGGGGCCCTGGTCGGCCGGACCATCCCGCCGATCGGCTTCAGGGAGGCCATGGTCCAGCTGATCACCGACAAGGACAGCAGCGTCAGCGTCAAGTCGGTCGTCACCGGCCTGACCGGGTCGGTGACGGGGCGGGCCGCCGCCCTCTGCGATCTACGCTATGTCCTGGCCAGCGTCGGCGGCGCGGACGCGAAGGGGGAGGAGGTCCGGACGACGGGCTTCGACAAGATCTACCCGGCCGGCCTCCCCGTCGGGGTCATCCAGTCGGTGGACCCGGACGTGGCTTCGCCGATCTTCCGCCGCATCGTCGTCGCGCCGTACTTCCGCTTCGACACGATCGACATCGTCGCGGTCCTGACCAGGCGCCCGGGAGGCGGGGGATGA
- the fmt gene encoding methionyl-tRNA formyltransferase, with product MRIVFFGSPASALPSLEALLSAGHTVALAVTQPDKPAGRGLRPAPSAVKSFALERGIPTIEPARIRSDAAALERIQAAAPEVNVVVAYGQIIPRAIHYFPRYHSINVHFSLLPRYRGAAPVQWAVLNGDAGSGVTIIELNDRMDEGDILARETAAVGPRETAAGLEARLAVLGASLLLSTLDRIDRVERAPQDHALATLAPKFRKEDGRIAWADTAAAVDRRVRALTGRPGVFTFFGMRRLGIVSGRPAGSPDRQPAEAGAAPGTVLAAGKAGLEVACGAGTAYLVEELRPEGKNVMSAYAFSLGARIAPGARLGD from the coding sequence ATGAGGATCGTTTTCTTCGGAAGCCCCGCCTCGGCCCTTCCCTCCCTCGAGGCGCTTCTTTCGGCCGGCCACACCGTCGCCCTGGCCGTCACCCAGCCCGATAAGCCCGCCGGCCGGGGCCTCCGGCCGGCGCCTTCGGCGGTCAAATCGTTCGCCCTGGAGCGGGGCATCCCGACGATCGAACCGGCCCGCATCCGGTCGGACGCGGCGGCCCTGGAGCGCATCCAAGCGGCCGCCCCGGAGGTCAATGTCGTCGTCGCCTACGGCCAGATCATCCCCCGGGCCATCCACTATTTCCCCCGCTACCACTCGATCAACGTCCATTTCTCGCTCCTGCCCCGGTACCGCGGCGCGGCGCCCGTCCAATGGGCCGTCCTAAACGGCGATGCCGGATCCGGCGTGACCATCATCGAGCTCAACGACCGGATGGACGAGGGCGACATCCTGGCCCGTGAGACGGCGGCCGTGGGGCCGCGCGAGACCGCCGCGGGCCTGGAAGCCCGGCTGGCCGTCCTGGGCGCGAGCCTTCTTCTCTCCACCCTCGACCGGATCGACCGGGTCGAGCGCGCCCCCCAGGACCATGCCCTGGCCACCCTGGCCCCGAAATTCCGCAAGGAGGACGGCCGCATCGCCTGGGCGGACACGGCCGCGGCCGTCGACCGGAGGGTCCGGGCCCTGACCGGCCGGCCGGGCGTCTTCACCTTTTTCGGGATGAGGCGGCTGGGCATCGTCAGCGGCCGGCCGGCCGGATCCCCGGACCGTCAGCCGGCTGAAGCCGGGGCCGCGCCCGGGACCGTCCTGGCGGCGGGCAAGGCCGGCCTCGAGGTCGCCTGCGGCGCGGGGACGGCCTATCTCGTCGAGGAGTTGCGGCCCGAGGGCAAGAACGTCATGTCCGCCTATGCCTTTTCCCTGGGGGCACGAATCGCTCCAGGAGCCAGATTAGGGGATTAA
- the rodA gene encoding rod shape-determining protein RodA, with the protein MIMIDRRLVREIDWVLLALVLAQSLIGAAFIYSSSHFLPGAYSVRQLIWIGISLLALFLVLAVDYKFFVALSGYFYGLVILLLAAMLVFARLVAGTRSWLTFGLMQLQPSELAKIVMILVFARIFAEYKSPYLTTHHTLGALLVAGVPLLLIVAQPDLGTAMTFLAIIGGSFILAGLKRKTIILLVVAALALGIGGWNLGLKDYQKKRVTTLINPAGDPRGSGYQVNQSKIAIGSGGLAGKGFTRGTQSRLRFLPARHTDFIFSVIGEETGFIGVLAVMALYFAMLARMFLAVPKARDRAGVYIVFTASLLIAFQFLVNVLMIVGLFPVVGITLPFLSYGGSSLLTSYVAVGLVLNVRMRRFANV; encoded by the coding sequence ATGATCATGATCGACCGGCGGCTCGTCCGCGAAATCGACTGGGTGCTCCTGGCGCTCGTCCTCGCCCAGTCGCTCATCGGCGCCGCCTTCATCTACAGCTCGTCCCATTTCCTGCCGGGCGCCTACTCCGTGCGCCAGCTCATCTGGATCGGCATCTCGCTCCTGGCCCTCTTCCTCGTCCTGGCCGTCGACTACAAGTTCTTCGTCGCGCTCTCCGGCTATTTCTACGGGCTCGTCATCCTGCTCCTGGCCGCGATGCTGGTGTTCGCCCGGCTGGTGGCCGGCACCCGGAGCTGGCTGACCTTCGGGCTGATGCAGCTCCAGCCCTCGGAGCTGGCCAAGATCGTCATGATCCTTGTCTTCGCCCGGATCTTCGCCGAATACAAGAGCCCGTATCTGACGACGCACCACACCCTCGGGGCGCTCCTCGTCGCCGGCGTGCCCCTCCTGCTCATCGTCGCCCAGCCCGACCTGGGCACGGCCATGACCTTCCTGGCCATCATCGGCGGATCGTTCATCCTGGCCGGGCTGAAGCGCAAGACGATCATCCTGCTGGTCGTCGCCGCCCTGGCCCTGGGCATCGGCGGCTGGAACCTCGGCCTCAAGGACTACCAGAAGAAGCGGGTCACGACCCTGATCAACCCGGCCGGCGACCCGCGCGGCTCGGGCTACCAGGTCAACCAGTCGAAGATCGCCATCGGCTCCGGCGGCCTGGCCGGCAAGGGCTTCACCCGGGGCACGCAGAGCCGGCTCCGGTTCCTGCCGGCCCGGCACACGGACTTCATCTTCTCCGTCATCGGCGAGGAGACGGGCTTCATCGGCGTCCTGGCCGTCATGGCCCTCTATTTCGCCATGCTGGCCCGGATGTTCCTGGCCGTGCCCAAGGCCCGCGACCGGGCCGGGGTCTACATCGTCTTCACGGCCTCGCTCCTCATCGCCTTCCAATTCCTGGTCAACGTCCTCATGATCGTCGGGCTCTTCCCGGTCGTCGGGATCACCCTGCCGTTCCTGAGCTACGGCGGATCGTCGCTCCTGACGAGCTATGTCGCCGTCGGGCTGGTCCTGAACGTCCGGATGAGGCGGTTCGCCAATGTCTGA
- a CDS encoding oligopeptide transporter, OPT family yields MSYQPYVPEKTDQKEFTLRAVLIGLVLTVILGAANAYLGLRAGMTIAATYPAAVIGMAVLRIMKGSILEENIARTIGSIGESIAAGAIFTIPAFVISGAWANFNTLDAYIKSTLLMFVGGLLGILFVTFLRRVMVTDPDLVFPESVAAAEIHKAGQKGSQGSKHLFQAMGLGALIYSLGVIQIFSASKDFILKVGRIGSSFVRLGAAKDSPTLGTGGTVAVSGPGIFPAYIGVGYIIGPRLAALNFAGGLLAWGLFAPLLMYFLGPQLIPMFYGPGAAAADIGWVDLVTNVWKFIIRPIAVGGMLVGAGYTLYKMRKNLAAGLKRSIGDVKKAAGQGEVVSRIEKDLNPKVVMTLMALAFVLMVFVYQAFSKSFGSALLAAVVMAIAGFFFAAVSGNLVGTIGSSNNPISGLTLSTLIIAALLMVLVGATGTEGVAAVLGVAAVVCVSSAVAGEMLQDLKVGHILGGTPYKMQIGNIFGILVAALVMYFPLMLLNGAFTFGSKDLPAPQAGLMAALAKGIVGGEMAWPLVIVGMLMGFAFILVQVKSPMLVAVGMYLPLETTFAIFVGGMIKGLVDKAMAKRNFNAAQTARTTNVGILLAAGLIAGEGLMGLVRAAWKFFFLQNIIHVDIPTVFKGGKYFGAVDLYVGGLAVLALIALYLIRIPLKNAGAADEPAPPSAVI; encoded by the coding sequence TTGAGTTATCAGCCCTATGTCCCCGAAAAAACGGACCAGAAGGAGTTCACCCTCCGGGCCGTCCTGATCGGCCTCGTCCTGACCGTCATCCTCGGCGCGGCCAACGCCTACCTTGGCCTCCGGGCGGGCATGACCATCGCGGCCACCTACCCGGCCGCCGTCATCGGCATGGCCGTCCTGCGGATCATGAAGGGATCGATCCTCGAGGAGAACATCGCCCGGACGATCGGCTCCATCGGCGAATCGATCGCCGCCGGGGCCATCTTCACCATCCCGGCCTTCGTCATCTCCGGGGCCTGGGCCAATTTCAACACCCTCGACGCCTACATCAAGTCGACGCTCCTGATGTTCGTCGGCGGCCTGCTCGGCATCCTCTTCGTCACCTTCCTGCGCCGGGTCATGGTCACCGATCCCGACCTCGTCTTCCCCGAGTCCGTCGCCGCGGCCGAGATCCACAAGGCCGGCCAGAAGGGCAGCCAGGGCTCGAAGCACCTCTTCCAGGCCATGGGCCTGGGCGCGCTCATCTACTCCCTGGGCGTCATCCAGATCTTCTCGGCCAGCAAGGACTTCATCCTCAAGGTCGGCAGGATCGGCTCGAGCTTCGTCCGCCTGGGCGCCGCCAAGGACTCGCCGACGCTCGGCACCGGCGGGACCGTGGCCGTCTCCGGGCCGGGCATCTTCCCCGCCTACATCGGCGTCGGCTACATCATCGGCCCGCGCCTGGCCGCCCTCAACTTCGCCGGCGGCCTCCTGGCCTGGGGCCTGTTCGCCCCGCTGCTGATGTACTTCCTCGGCCCGCAGCTCATCCCGATGTTCTACGGGCCCGGCGCGGCCGCGGCCGACATCGGCTGGGTCGACCTGGTCACCAACGTCTGGAAGTTCATCATCCGGCCGATCGCCGTCGGCGGCATGCTCGTCGGCGCCGGCTACACCCTCTACAAGATGCGCAAGAACCTGGCCGCCGGCCTCAAGCGCTCGATCGGCGACGTCAAGAAGGCCGCTGGCCAGGGCGAGGTAGTCTCCCGGATCGAGAAGGACCTGAACCCGAAGGTCGTCATGACCCTCATGGCCCTGGCCTTCGTCCTCATGGTCTTCGTCTACCAGGCCTTCTCCAAGTCGTTCGGCTCGGCCCTGTTGGCCGCGGTGGTCATGGCCATAGCCGGATTCTTCTTCGCCGCCGTCTCCGGCAACCTGGTCGGGACGATCGGCTCGTCCAACAACCCCATCTCGGGGCTGACCCTGTCGACCCTGATCATCGCCGCCCTGCTGATGGTCCTCGTCGGGGCCACCGGGACGGAGGGCGTCGCCGCCGTCCTCGGCGTCGCCGCCGTCGTCTGCGTCTCTTCGGCCGTCGCCGGCGAGATGCTCCAGGACCTCAAGGTCGGGCACATCCTGGGCGGCACGCCCTACAAGATGCAGATCGGCAACATCTTCGGGATCCTCGTCGCCGCCCTGGTCATGTACTTCCCGCTGATGCTCCTCAACGGCGCGTTCACCTTCGGCAGCAAGGACCTGCCCGCGCCCCAGGCCGGCCTGATGGCCGCGCTGGCCAAGGGCATCGTCGGCGGCGAGATGGCCTGGCCCCTCGTCATCGTCGGCATGCTCATGGGCTTCGCCTTCATCCTGGTCCAGGTCAAGTCGCCCATGCTCGTCGCGGTCGGCATGTACCTGCCGCTCGAGACGACGTTCGCCATCTTCGTCGGCGGCATGATCAAGGGCCTGGTCGACAAGGCCATGGCCAAGCGGAATTTCAACGCCGCGCAGACGGCCCGGACGACCAACGTCGGCATCCTGCTCGCGGCCGGTCTTATCGCCGGAGAGGGCCTGATGGGCCTGGTCCGCGCGGCCTGGAAGTTCTTCTTCCTGCAGAACATAATCCACGTCGACATCCCGACGGTGTTCAAGGGCGGCAAATATTTCGGCGCCGTCGACCTCTACGTCGGCGGCCTGGCCGTCCTGGCGCTGATCGCCCTCTACCTCATCCGTATCCCGCTCAAGAACGCCGGAGCCGCCGACGAACCGGCGCCTCCCTCCGCCGTCATCTGA
- the def gene encoding peptide deformylase produces the protein MALREILIIGDPILTRKSEPVSAVTEELVRLARDMVETLHAAPGVGLAAPQVGVSKRLIVVDVSVGEDKNALHILLNPEIIEKEGEVLGEEGCLSIPDIKEKVARPYRIVARGLDLAGKTVEVEGEDLLARALCHEIDHLDGILFVDKLSALKRTLIRKKLKKSAASAMTP, from the coding sequence ATGGCCCTGCGCGAGATCCTGATCATCGGCGATCCGATCCTGACCCGGAAGTCGGAGCCTGTCTCCGCGGTCACCGAGGAGCTTGTCCGCCTGGCCCGGGACATGGTCGAGACCCTGCATGCCGCTCCGGGCGTCGGCCTGGCCGCGCCCCAGGTCGGGGTCAGCAAGCGGCTCATCGTCGTCGACGTCTCCGTGGGCGAGGACAAGAACGCCCTCCATATCCTTCTCAATCCCGAGATCATCGAGAAGGAGGGCGAGGTCCTGGGCGAGGAAGGCTGCCTTTCGATCCCCGACATCAAGGAGAAAGTCGCCCGCCCCTACCGGATCGTGGCCCGCGGGCTCGACCTGGCAGGGAAAACGGTCGAGGTCGAGGGCGAGGACCTTCTGGCCCGCGCCCTTTGCCATGAGATCGACCATCTCGACGGCATCCTGTTCGTCGACAAGCTCTCGGCCCTGAAGCGGACGCTGATCAGGAAGAAGCTCAAGAAGAGCGCGGCCTCCGCCATGACCCCATGA
- the mrdA gene encoding penicillin-binding protein 2, translating to MSQDHIYEDLSLVVRRSRTVFWIVAGLTFFALSYYWKLQILDHRKYEQMAEANRSRMRVLAAPRGLIRDRNGDILADNVASFDIAFVRENVKDEAAAYPGISRLLGIDEATLRARIDMHRDLPLWEPIVIADRLGPNDVAPVESRRLEFPELVVEAEPRRTYPGGTLAAHVLGYLQEPTVDEIRARPDRKYRPGQMVGKSGVERAYDDVLKGQDGSIYEIVDSLGRVIEEGGRVYPIQGHDLRLTIDRRLQAEAERALEGREGVIVALAADTGNVLALASSPTFDPNKFITRFTPQEWLALQSDPLSPLENRSIRGLYAPGSIFKLVMGLGGLGLGFVTPDTTVYCSGSAEIYGTVRHCWFAPGHGSMDLADAIKNSCNIYFYSLGRRMSIDQIAQAAGRLGLGRRTGLDLPGEKDGLVPSSDWKKKALNAPWYPGETISVAIGQGQLQVTPMQVAAMTARIAGRGRPVRPRLVETGPPGPAEGEPAPPGPGDPPAFSPATYEAVIAGMWKSVNDGGTGQGARVADFDVCGKTGSTQTMSRENAERLARAGHPVKTHSWFSGFAPRVNPKIVVTVLVEFGGGGGATAAPVAGRIFDVFKHEAAGQ from the coding sequence ATGTCGCAGGATCACATCTACGAGGACCTCTCGCTCGTCGTCCGCCGGTCCCGGACGGTCTTCTGGATCGTGGCCGGCCTGACCTTCTTCGCCCTGTCCTATTACTGGAAGCTCCAGATCCTGGATCACCGGAAATACGAGCAGATGGCCGAGGCCAACCGGAGCCGGATGCGGGTGCTGGCCGCGCCGCGGGGCCTCATCCGCGACCGGAACGGCGATATCCTGGCCGACAACGTGGCCTCGTTCGACATCGCCTTCGTTCGCGAGAACGTCAAGGACGAGGCCGCGGCTTACCCCGGGATCAGCCGCCTGCTGGGGATCGACGAGGCGACCCTGCGGGCCCGCATCGACATGCACCGCGACCTGCCGCTGTGGGAGCCGATCGTCATCGCCGACCGCCTGGGCCCCAACGACGTCGCGCCCGTCGAGAGCCGGCGGCTCGAGTTCCCCGAGCTCGTCGTCGAGGCCGAGCCGCGGCGGACCTACCCCGGCGGGACTCTGGCCGCCCACGTCCTGGGCTACCTCCAGGAGCCCACGGTCGACGAGATCCGGGCCCGCCCGGACCGGAAGTACCGGCCGGGGCAGATGGTCGGCAAGAGCGGCGTCGAGCGGGCATACGACGACGTCCTGAAGGGCCAGGACGGCTCCATCTACGAGATCGTGGACAGCCTCGGCCGGGTGATCGAGGAAGGCGGCCGCGTCTACCCGATCCAGGGGCACGACCTCAGGCTGACCATCGACCGCCGGCTCCAGGCCGAGGCCGAGCGGGCGCTCGAGGGCCGCGAAGGCGTCATCGTCGCCCTCGCGGCCGATACGGGGAACGTCCTGGCCCTGGCCAGCTCCCCGACCTTCGACCCGAACAAGTTCATCACCCGGTTCACCCCGCAGGAGTGGCTGGCGCTCCAGAGCGACCCGCTCTCGCCGCTGGAGAACCGGTCGATCCGCGGCCTCTATGCGCCGGGATCGATCTTCAAGCTGGTCATGGGCCTGGGCGGGCTCGGCCTCGGCTTCGTCACCCCGGACACGACGGTCTACTGCTCGGGCTCGGCCGAGATCTACGGGACGGTGCGCCACTGCTGGTTCGCGCCCGGGCACGGCTCCATGGATCTGGCCGACGCGATCAAGAATTCGTGCAACATCTACTTCTATTCGCTCGGCCGGCGCATGAGCATCGACCAGATCGCCCAGGCCGCCGGCCGCCTCGGCCTTGGCCGCCGGACGGGCCTGGACCTGCCCGGCGAAAAGGATGGCCTCGTCCCGAGCAGCGACTGGAAGAAGAAGGCCCTCAACGCACCCTGGTATCCCGGGGAGACCATCTCCGTGGCCATCGGCCAGGGCCAGCTCCAGGTGACGCCGATGCAGGTCGCCGCCATGACGGCCCGGATCGCCGGCCGGGGCAGGCCGGTCCGGCCCCGGCTCGTCGAAACCGGCCCGCCCGGGCCCGCCGAGGGGGAGCCCGCGCCGCCCGGGCCCGGCGATCCGCCGGCGTTCTCCCCGGCGACCTACGAGGCCGTCATCGCCGGCATGTGGAAGTCGGTCAACGACGGCGGCACGGGCCAGGGGGCCCGCGTCGCCGATTTCGACGTCTGCGGCAAGACGGGCTCGACCCAGACAATGAGCCGCGAGAACGCCGAGCGGCTGGCCCGGGCCGGCCACCCAGTCAAGACCCATTCCTGGTTCTCCGGCTTCGCTCCCCGGGTCAACCCGAAGATCGTGGTGACCGTCCTGGTCGAGTTCGGCGGCGGCGGCGGGGCGACGGCCGCTCCGGTAGCTGGCCGGATCTTCGACGTCTTCAAGCATGAGGCGGCCGGGCAATGA